In a genomic window of Pontibacter liquoris:
- the nagB gene encoding glucosamine-6-phosphate deaminase — MSRLNLLEETRYEKLSVAVYPDQHIASKTVARRIADLIHAKQRRQEQAVLGLATGVTPIGVYAELVRLHREEGLSFKNVVTFNLDEYYPMQPTSEQSYVCFMREHLFNHVDINMANVHIPDGTLPLEEIADFCLAYEQKISAYGGLDLQILGIGRTGHIGFNEPGSAPNSGTRLVTLDDLTRRDASRDFGGKENVPTKAITMGIGTIFKAREIILMAWNTKKAPIIKKAVEGEISSDVPATYLQLSDKVEFIVDQDAASELTRFNTPWLVKDCVWDDRMIKKAVIWLAKTLQKPILKLTEEDYNNHGMAQLATEKGPVYNINIDIFNQVQRTITGWPGGKPGADDKQRPERAEPASKRVIIFSPHPDDDVISMGGTFIRLVDQGHQVHVAYQTSGNTAVWDDDALRFVEFAIDFSNSQGQDAGALQTLYQNMRRFSEEKQPNQTDIESMQVVKGLIRKGEAIAGARFAGLPDEHIHFMALPFYERAKTQKRAISQDDIQQTMDLLQQVQPNQIFAAGDFDDPHGTHKVCFDIVIEALQQLRKTESWAQECWLWMYRGAWHEFETYEIEMAVPLSPQEVERKRYAIFKHQSQKDRPVFPGDDAREFWVRAEDRTRETARAYDQLGLAEYEAMEAFVRWQF; from the coding sequence ATGTCACGATTAAACTTACTTGAGGAAACCCGTTACGAGAAGCTTTCGGTCGCGGTATACCCCGACCAGCACATCGCATCCAAAACCGTTGCCCGCCGCATTGCCGACCTGATCCACGCCAAGCAGCGCCGCCAGGAGCAGGCTGTGCTCGGGCTGGCCACCGGCGTAACGCCCATCGGGGTGTATGCCGAGCTGGTGCGCCTGCACCGCGAGGAAGGGCTCAGCTTTAAAAACGTGGTGACCTTTAACCTGGACGAATATTACCCCATGCAGCCCACCTCGGAGCAGAGCTACGTGTGCTTTATGCGCGAACATCTCTTTAACCACGTGGACATCAACATGGCCAATGTGCACATTCCGGATGGCACGCTGCCCCTGGAAGAGATCGCCGATTTCTGCCTGGCCTACGAGCAGAAGATCAGCGCTTACGGCGGCCTGGATCTGCAGATCCTGGGCATCGGCCGTACGGGCCACATCGGCTTTAACGAACCGGGCTCTGCACCCAATTCAGGTACGCGCCTGGTAACACTGGATGATCTGACCCGGCGCGATGCCTCGCGTGACTTCGGGGGCAAAGAGAACGTGCCTACCAAAGCCATCACCATGGGCATCGGTACCATCTTCAAGGCCCGCGAGATCATTCTGATGGCCTGGAATACCAAAAAAGCGCCCATCATCAAGAAAGCGGTGGAAGGGGAGATCTCCTCGGATGTGCCGGCTACTTATCTGCAGCTTTCCGATAAGGTAGAGTTCATTGTGGATCAGGATGCCGCCTCCGAGCTGACGCGCTTTAACACGCCCTGGCTGGTGAAGGACTGCGTGTGGGATGACAGAATGATCAAAAAAGCGGTGATCTGGCTGGCCAAAACGCTGCAGAAACCAATTCTGAAGCTCACCGAAGAAGACTACAACAACCACGGCATGGCGCAGCTGGCCACTGAAAAAGGGCCTGTTTACAACATCAACATTGATATCTTTAACCAGGTGCAGCGTACCATCACCGGCTGGCCAGGCGGCAAGCCGGGTGCCGATGACAAGCAGCGCCCCGAGCGTGCCGAGCCGGCCAGCAAGCGGGTGATCATCTTCTCGCCCCACCCCGATGACGATGTGATCTCGATGGGCGGCACGTTTATCCGGTTGGTAGACCAGGGCCACCAGGTGCATGTAGCCTATCAAACTTCGGGCAACACCGCTGTGTGGGACGATGACGCACTGCGCTTTGTAGAGTTTGCCATCGACTTCAGCAATTCGCAGGGGCAGGACGCAGGCGCCCTGCAAACACTTTACCAGAACATGCGCCGCTTTTCGGAAGAAAAGCAGCCTAACCAAACCGACATCGAAAGCATGCAGGTGGTAAAAGGCCTCATCCGGAAAGGCGAAGCCATTGCCGGGGCCCGCTTTGCCGGCCTGCCCGACGAGCACATTCACTTTATGGCGCTGCCTTTTTATGAGCGGGCCAAAACCCAGAAAAGAGCCATCAGCCAGGACGATATCCAGCAGACCATGGACCTGCTGCAGCAGGTGCAGCCCAACCAGATCTTTGCTGCCGGCGATTTTGACGACCCGCATGGCACGCACAAAGTATGCTTCGATATTGTAATAGAAGCCCTGCAGCAGCTGCGTAAAACCGAAAGCTGGGCGCAGGAGTGCTGGCTGTGGATGTACCGCGGTGCCTGGCACGAGTTCGAAACTTACGAGATCGAGATGGCCGTGCCGCTCTCGCCGCAGGAGGTGGAACGCAAGCGCTACGCCATTTTCAAACACCAGTCGCAGAAGGACAGGCCAGTGTTTCCGGGAGATGACGCCCGCGAGTTC
- a CDS encoding FAD-binding and (Fe-S)-binding domain-containing protein: MELDQLLEAILPKARIKSRLIDVVAYASDAGFYYLRPKAVVQPVSEEEVQALFRLSQRQKIPLTFRAAGTSLSGQSISDGILVDLSQFWNKIQIEQEGELVRVQPGVIGGNVNAYLRRYKRKIGPDPASINSAMMGGILSNNASGMCCGVSKNSYHTTRYIRFMLPTGAVFSTEQPQDYARFEAECPALFQLLQALRAQVWQDEAMYELIRRKYKTKNTVGYSVNALIDYEHPLDMLAHLLIGAEGTLGFISEAVLQTVPDYPAKSTALLYFPDIYAACQAIVPLTEAGAEAVELMDRASLRSIEHMAGVPAVIHTLPAAAAALLVEFQGENPADVQHKISGFMLRAPELQLLEEPVFTTDPVAQGLLWKVRKGMFPAVGAVRASGSTVILEDIAFPVAQLGDAILDLQQLFKKHHYEKAIIFGHAKDGNIHFVVTQAFDTPEEIKRYDQFLKEVVVLVVLKYKGALKAEHGTGRNMAPFVETEWGSGIYQIMKALKQTIDPENLLNPGVIINENKNAHIQNLKELPRVEEEVDRCMECGFCEHKCPSRDLTLTPRRRIVVRRELLRLKRAGAKKQHKQLLHQYQYDGLDTCAVDGLCATACPVDINTGDLVKRLRRESHSDFANNLALLIARNFKPVTAAVKMGLQSGAGINALLGAATLTKFTRQARKIAPALPLWSEQLAPAPAFATYKTIDKAAQQQAAVVYFPTCISRTMGNAAGQNGNSIIATFARVSEKAGIGFVIPEDVESSCCGQIFSSKGYSKAFEFTANATIEKVWRWTDGGRLPLVLDVTSCTHTLQNCRPVLSPENRQKYDALSIIDSIDYVADFILPKATVLRKKGRVLLHPVCSLQKMGLENKFVSIARQLAHEVEVPLHAGCCGMAGDRGFLFPELTAAATRPEAQEARQQCYDGYYSSAKTCEMALSEAVGKNYESILYLLDACL, encoded by the coding sequence ATGGAACTAGATCAGCTTTTGGAAGCCATTCTGCCAAAAGCACGCATCAAGTCGCGGCTGATTGACGTGGTGGCGTACGCCTCGGATGCCGGCTTTTATTACCTGCGCCCCAAAGCGGTGGTGCAGCCCGTATCCGAAGAAGAAGTGCAGGCGCTGTTCAGGCTCTCGCAGCGCCAAAAAATTCCGCTTACTTTCCGCGCTGCAGGCACTAGCTTGTCGGGGCAATCAATATCAGACGGTATTCTGGTAGATTTGAGCCAGTTCTGGAACAAGATTCAGATAGAGCAGGAAGGAGAACTGGTGCGAGTACAGCCCGGCGTGATTGGCGGAAACGTAAACGCCTACCTCCGCAGGTATAAGCGCAAGATCGGGCCCGACCCGGCCAGCATCAACTCGGCCATGATGGGCGGCATCCTGTCCAACAACGCCAGCGGCATGTGCTGCGGAGTGAGTAAAAACTCCTACCATACGACACGCTACATCCGGTTTATGCTGCCCACCGGAGCGGTATTCTCTACCGAGCAACCCCAGGATTACGCCCGCTTCGAGGCCGAATGCCCGGCCCTGTTCCAGCTCCTGCAGGCCTTGCGCGCGCAGGTATGGCAGGACGAGGCCATGTACGAGCTCATCCGCCGCAAGTATAAAACCAAGAACACGGTGGGTTACTCGGTCAATGCCCTAATCGATTACGAACACCCGCTCGATATGCTGGCGCACCTGCTCATCGGGGCCGAGGGCACGCTGGGTTTTATTTCGGAGGCCGTGCTGCAAACCGTGCCTGATTACCCGGCCAAGTCCACCGCGCTGCTATACTTTCCGGATATCTATGCGGCCTGCCAGGCCATTGTGCCTTTAACCGAGGCTGGTGCCGAAGCCGTGGAGCTGATGGACCGCGCCTCGCTGCGCTCCATTGAGCACATGGCAGGCGTACCTGCCGTTATTCATACCTTGCCTGCTGCGGCAGCCGCTTTGCTGGTAGAATTTCAGGGAGAGAATCCGGCTGACGTGCAGCACAAGATCAGCGGGTTTATGCTGCGTGCACCGGAGCTGCAATTGCTTGAGGAACCGGTGTTTACGACCGATCCGGTGGCGCAGGGCTTGCTGTGGAAAGTGCGCAAAGGCATGTTCCCGGCAGTGGGCGCCGTACGGGCCAGTGGCTCCACGGTGATCCTCGAGGATATTGCCTTTCCGGTAGCCCAGCTGGGCGACGCCATACTTGACCTGCAACAGCTCTTTAAAAAGCATCACTACGAAAAGGCCATTATTTTTGGGCATGCCAAGGATGGCAACATCCACTTTGTGGTCACGCAGGCCTTCGACACCCCCGAGGAGATTAAACGCTACGACCAGTTCCTGAAAGAGGTGGTGGTGCTGGTGGTGCTCAAGTATAAAGGTGCCCTGAAAGCCGAGCACGGCACGGGCCGCAACATGGCGCCCTTTGTAGAAACAGAATGGGGAAGCGGCATCTACCAGATCATGAAAGCGCTGAAGCAGACCATCGACCCGGAAAACCTGCTCAACCCCGGCGTGATCATCAACGAAAACAAAAACGCCCACATCCAAAACCTCAAAGAACTGCCCCGTGTGGAGGAAGAGGTGGACAGATGTATGGAATGCGGCTTTTGCGAGCACAAATGCCCCAGCCGCGACCTGACCCTGACCCCCCGCCGCAGAATTGTAGTGCGCCGCGAGCTGCTCCGGCTAAAACGAGCCGGCGCTAAAAAACAGCACAAACAGCTGCTGCACCAGTACCAGTACGATGGCCTGGATACCTGCGCCGTGGATGGCCTGTGCGCCACCGCCTGCCCCGTCGACATCAACACCGGCGACCTGGTAAAGCGCCTGCGCCGCGAAAGCCACAGCGATTTTGCCAATAACCTGGCCTTGCTCATTGCCCGCAACTTTAAACCCGTAACGGCTGCTGTTAAGATGGGCCTGCAGTCGGGAGCAGGTATAAATGCCCTGCTGGGTGCGGCAACGCTCACAAAGTTTACCCGCCAGGCCCGGAAAATAGCACCTGCCCTGCCGCTCTGGTCGGAGCAGCTGGCGCCGGCACCGGCCTTTGCAACCTATAAAACAATAGACAAAGCTGCGCAGCAGCAGGCCGCGGTAGTATACTTCCCTACATGCATTTCGCGCACCATGGGCAACGCCGCCGGGCAAAACGGGAACAGCATCATCGCTACATTTGCGCGCGTGTCGGAAAAGGCGGGCATCGGGTTTGTGATTCCGGAGGATGTGGAGAGCAGCTGCTGCGGCCAGATCTTCTCCTCGAAGGGCTACAGCAAAGCGTTTGAATTTACGGCCAATGCCACCATCGAAAAAGTATGGCGCTGGACGGATGGCGGCCGCCTGCCGCTGGTGCTCGATGTGACCTCCTGCACGCATACCCTGCAAAACTGCCGCCCGGTTCTCTCGCCGGAAAACAGGCAGAAGTATGACGCCCTGAGCATCATCGACAGCATTGATTATGTGGCCGACTTTATACTTCCGAAGGCAACTGTGCTTCGCAAAAAGGGCCGTGTGCTGCTGCACCCGGTATGCTCGCTGCAGAAAATGGGCCTTGAGAATAAGTTTGTAAGTATAGCCCGCCAGCTAGCCCACGAGGTGGAGGTGCCGCTGCACGCGGGCTGCTGCGGCATGGCCGGCGACCGGGGCTTTTTATTTCCGGAGCTCACGGCGGCAGCCACCCGGCCCGAGGCGCAGGAAGCTAGACAGCAATGCTACGACGGCTATTACTCGTCGGCCAAAACCTGCGAAATGGCCCTGTCCGAAGCCGTCGGAAAGAATTACGAATCGATTTTATACCTGCTGGATGCCTGTCTTTAA